A single genomic interval of Zingiber officinale cultivar Zhangliang chromosome 4A, Zo_v1.1, whole genome shotgun sequence harbors:
- the LOC121970989 gene encoding kinesin-like protein KIN-14E isoform X3, translated as MEDMLDSMILVSGPSFVRSGFEEQAFGDDVVMFVNAGGCEIQGKDCHKKFNGDAYFQGGDIIETNEIIAKSGDHLSLYQSARYGDFHYTFNNLAPGDYFVDLHFAEIVNTNGPKGIRVFNIYVQEEKILSGLDIYAVVGANKPLQLVDIRVSVVHNESVLIRFEGVCGSPTVSGICIRKAPALSAATVRPELQLCTKCATEVEGSPIQKKLQSKNIAQYEKKIQELTNECKMKSDECYEAWMSLTNANQKLQKVTMELDKMIFQNETLEQAVGREIENFIDVSDKYKKDKKLWSSIINNLEKKIKTIKEDHMQLSQEAHDCANSIPNLNKMTIAIQALVAQSEDLKVKYNEEMIKRKRLFNQLQETKGNIRVFCRCRPLSEEEISSGCHAIIDFDAAKDGEIGMVTAGTTKKNFKFDRVYAPKDNQADVYEDASPLVTSVLDGYNVCIFAYGQTGTGKTFTMEGSENNRGVNYRTLEELFKIAVERKETISYSISVSVLEVYNEQIRDLLATSPSNKKLEVRQAAEGFHHVPGMVEAKVENMKEAWNVLQAGSNARAVGSNNVNVHSSRSHCMLCIMVRAKNLVNGECTNSKLWLVDLAGSERLTKTDVQGERLKEAQNINRSLSALGDVISALASKTNHIPYRNSKLTHLLQDSLGGDSKALMFVQISPSNNDMGETVSSLNFASRVRGVELGPAKRQTDTVEQQKMKQMLDKLRQESRTKDESLKRFEENCQNLEDKLKEKEQHYRMLQEKNKDLASQVNSSAEIQSQLDRKQCQFMEKLNRKEEESMMLKQKIKEMEQKLKEQQHRESISLQEKVKELEFKLDEQTHSEIAVKERVKELQCQLKERLQIQFALEQRVKELETPILLSQSANRSRIGTASDESTSYTDPHILRTSTSINRPKTGQVSALYKVASPYGIKRKEDRKRLSNVLTNDHENHGVLPKSLVEKKTEPKEINRTRELDQEKAYGKVTRTAKVVTIPKLFPHSRIEKEQQIKVRGWAR; from the exons ATGGAGGACATGCTCGACTCGATGATCTTGGTCTCCGGTCCAAGTTTTGTTCGATCAGGGTTCGAGGAGCAAGCTTTTGGAG ACGATGTCGTGATGTTCGTTAATGCTGGAGGATGCGAGATTCAGGGAAAAGATTGCCATAAGAAATTCAATGGTGATGCCTATTTCCAAGGTGGAGACATAATAGAAACCAATGAAATCATAGCTAAAAGTGGTGACCACCTATCACTTTATCAATCTGCACGATATGGCGACTTCCACTACACGTTTAATAATCTTGCTCCAGGAGACTATTTTGTGGACTTGCACTTTGCGGAGATAGTCAATACCAATGGTCCTAAAGGAATTAGGGTATTTAACATATATGTACAAGAAGAGAAG ATATTATCTGGACTTGACATATATGCTGTTGTTGGAGCTAATAAGCCTCTGCAGCTAGTTGATATCAGAGTTTCTGTGGTACACAATGAGAGTGTTTTAATAAGATTTGAGGGAGTCTGTGGATCACCAACAGTTTCTGGAATTTGCATCAGAAAGGCTCCAGCCTTATCAg CAGCCACGGTAAGACCAGAGCTTCAGTTATGCACCAAATGTGCCACTGAGGTAGAGGGTTCTCCTATTCAG AAAAAATTACAGAGTAAAAATATTGCCCAATATGAGAAGAAAATACAGGAGCTAACTAATGAGTGTAAAATGAAATCTGATGAATGTTATGAAGCTTGGATGTCACTAACCAATGCAAATCAAAAACTACAGAAGGTCACTATGGAGCTTGACAAAATGATTTTCCAAAATGAAACACTTG AACAGGCTGTTGGAAGGGAGATTGAAAATTTTATAGATGTTTCTGATAAATACAAGAAGGATAAGAAGTTGTggtcttctataatcaataatttGGAAAAGAAGATTAAG ACGATAAAAGAAGATCACATGCAACTTTCTCAAGAAGCACATGATTGTGCTAACTCAATTCCTAATCTAAATAAGATGACTATTGCAATTCAGGCCTTAG TTGCACAGAGCGAAGATCTCAAAGTAAAATACAATGAGGAGATGATCAAGAGGAAAAGATTGTTTAACCAACTCCAGGAGACAAAAG GGAATATTAGGGTATTTTGTAGGTGTCGCCCCTTGAGTGAGGAGGAGATTTCATCTGGTTGTCATGCCATTATAGATTTTGATGCAGCTAAGGATGGTGAAATTGGAATGGTGACTGCTGGAACAACaaagaaaaattttaagtttgatcgTGTCTATGCACCAAAGGACAATCAAG CTGATGTTTATGAGGATGCTTCACCTTTGGTCACATCAGTCCTTGATGGCTACAATGTCTGCATATTTGCATATGGGCAGACTGGTACAGGGAAGACATTCACCATGGAAGGTTCTGAGAATAACAGGGGAGTGAATTATAGAACCTTGGAAGAGCTTTTTAAAATAGCTGTAGAGAGGAAAGAGACAATTTCCTACAGCATATCTGTGAGTGTTCTAGAAGTGTACAATGAGCAAATCAGAGATTTATTAGCAACGTCTCCTTCAAACAAGAA GTTGGAAGTTAGGCAAGCAGCTGAAGGATTTCATCACGTGCCAGGAATGGTAGAAGCTAAAGTTGAGAACATGAAGGAAGCTTGGAATGTGCTGCAGGCTGGGAGCAATGCCAGAGCAGTTGGTTCAAACAATGTAAATGTGCATAGCAGTAGATCTCATTG CATGCTTTGTATAATGGTGAGAGCAAAAAACTTGGTGAATGGCGAGTGCACAAATAGCAAGCTTTGGCTTGTGGATTTGGCCGGAAGTGAGAGACTAACAAAGACAGATGTTCAAGGGGAGAGGCTCAAGGAAGCCCAAAACATTAACAGGTCACTCTCCGCCCTTGGAGATGTCATTTCTGCTCTTGCATCCAAAACTAACCACATACCTTACAG gaaTTCCAAGCTTACACATTTACTGCAAGATTCATTAG GAGGTGATTCAAAAGCTTTGATGTTTGTACAAATTAGTCCGTCAAACAATGACATGGGTGAAACTGTCAGTTCACTAAACTTTGCAAGTCGAGTGCGGGGAGTAGAATTGGGTCCTGCTAAGAGGCAGACTGACACAGTTGAGCAGCAAAAAATGAAGCAGATG CTTGATAAACTGAGACAGGAATCTAGAACCAAGGATGAGTCGTTAAAGAGGTTTGAGGAGAACTGTCAAAACCTTGAGGATAAACTGAAAGAGAAAGAACAACATTATAGGATGCTACAAGAGAAG aatAAAGACCTTGCTAGCCAAGTCAACTCAAGTGCAGAAATCCAAAGCCAATTGGATAGGAAACAGTGCCAGTTCATGGAAAAGTTGAATAGGAAGGAAGAAGAATCCATGATGTTAAAGCAAAAG ATCAAAGAGATGGAACAGAAATTGAAAGAGCAGCAACACAGAGAATCAATTAGTCTTCAAGAAAAG GTTAAAGAGCTTGAATTCAAACTTGATGAACAAACACACTCTGAAATTGCAGTAAAGGAGAGG GTTAAGGAGCTACAATGCCAACTTAAAGAAAGACTGCAAATTCAGTTTGCTCTTGAACAAAGA GTTAAAGAGCTTGAAACTCCCATTTTACTTTCACAGTCTGCCAATAGATCAAGAATTGGAACAGCAAGTGATGAATCAACAAGCTATACTGATCCTCACATTCTTAGAACTTCAACATCTATAAACAGGCCAAAGACGGGTCAAGTTTCAGCTCTCTACAAAGTCGCATCTCCTTAtggaatcaagaggaaagaagacCGCAAGCGTCTGAGTAATGTATTGACCAACGACCACGAGAATCATGGTGTGCTTCCTAAAAGCTTAGTAGAGAAGAAGACAGAACCAAAGGAAATTAACAGAACTAGGGAACTAGATCAAGAAAAAGCATATGGAAAGGTTACAAGGACAGCAAAAGTTGTCACAATCCCAAAGCTCTTCCCTCACAGTAGAATTGAAAAAGAACAGCAAATCAAAGTAAGAGGATGGGCCAGGTAG
- the LOC121970989 gene encoding kinesin-like protein KIN-14E isoform X2: MEDMLDSMILVSGPSFVRSGFEEQAFGDDVVMFVNAGGCEIQGKDCHKKFNGDAYFQGGDIIETNEIIAKSGDHLSLYQSARYGDFHYTFNNLAPGDYFVDLHFAEIVNTNGPKGIRVFNIYVQEEKILSGLDIYAVVGANKPLQLVDIRVSVVHNESVLIRFEGVCGSPTVSGICIRKAPALSATVRPELQLCTKCATEVEGSPIQKKLQSKNIAQYEKKIQELTNECKMKSDECYEAWMSLTNANQKLQKVTMELDKMIFQNETLEQAVGREIENFIDVSDKYKKDKKLWSSIINNLEKKIKTIKEDHMQLSQEAHDCANSIPNLNKMTIAIQALVAQSEDLKVKYNEEMIKRKRLFNQLQETKGNIRVFCRCRPLSEEEISSGCHAIIDFDAAKDGEIGMVTAGTTKKNFKFDRVYAPKDNQADVYEDASPLVTSVLDGYNVCIFAYGQTGTGKTFTMEGSENNRGVNYRTLEELFKIAVERKETISYSISVSVLEVYNEQIRDLLATSPSNKKLEVRQAAEGFHHVPGMVEAKVENMKEAWNVLQAGSNARAVGSNNVNVHSSRSHCMLCIMVRAKNLVNGECTNSKLWLVDLAGSERLTKTDVQGERLKEAQNINRSLSALGDVISALASKTNHIPYRNSKLTHLLQDSLGGDSKALMFVQISPSNNDMGETVSSLNFASRVRGVELGPAKRQTDTVEQQKMKQMLDKLRQESRTKDESLKRFEENCQNLEDKLKEKEQHYRMLQEKNKDLASQVNSSAEIQSQLDRKQCQFMEKLNRKEEESMMLKQKVWFTLIIRIQYFLQRKTLTLQINKSNLYCLQIKEMEQKLKEQQHRESISLQEKVKELEFKLDEQTHSEIAVKERVKELQCQLKERLQIQFALEQRVKELETPILLSQSANRSRIGTASDESTSYTDPHILRTSTSINRPKTGQVSALYKVASPYGIKRKEDRKRLSNVLTNDHENHGVLPKSLVEKKTEPKEINRTRELDQEKAYGKVTRTAKVVTIPKLFPHSRIEKEQQIKVRGWAR, encoded by the exons ATGGAGGACATGCTCGACTCGATGATCTTGGTCTCCGGTCCAAGTTTTGTTCGATCAGGGTTCGAGGAGCAAGCTTTTGGAG ACGATGTCGTGATGTTCGTTAATGCTGGAGGATGCGAGATTCAGGGAAAAGATTGCCATAAGAAATTCAATGGTGATGCCTATTTCCAAGGTGGAGACATAATAGAAACCAATGAAATCATAGCTAAAAGTGGTGACCACCTATCACTTTATCAATCTGCACGATATGGCGACTTCCACTACACGTTTAATAATCTTGCTCCAGGAGACTATTTTGTGGACTTGCACTTTGCGGAGATAGTCAATACCAATGGTCCTAAAGGAATTAGGGTATTTAACATATATGTACAAGAAGAGAAG ATATTATCTGGACTTGACATATATGCTGTTGTTGGAGCTAATAAGCCTCTGCAGCTAGTTGATATCAGAGTTTCTGTGGTACACAATGAGAGTGTTTTAATAAGATTTGAGGGAGTCTGTGGATCACCAACAGTTTCTGGAATTTGCATCAGAAAGGCTCCAGCCTTATCAg CCACGGTAAGACCAGAGCTTCAGTTATGCACCAAATGTGCCACTGAGGTAGAGGGTTCTCCTATTCAG AAAAAATTACAGAGTAAAAATATTGCCCAATATGAGAAGAAAATACAGGAGCTAACTAATGAGTGTAAAATGAAATCTGATGAATGTTATGAAGCTTGGATGTCACTAACCAATGCAAATCAAAAACTACAGAAGGTCACTATGGAGCTTGACAAAATGATTTTCCAAAATGAAACACTTG AACAGGCTGTTGGAAGGGAGATTGAAAATTTTATAGATGTTTCTGATAAATACAAGAAGGATAAGAAGTTGTggtcttctataatcaataatttGGAAAAGAAGATTAAG ACGATAAAAGAAGATCACATGCAACTTTCTCAAGAAGCACATGATTGTGCTAACTCAATTCCTAATCTAAATAAGATGACTATTGCAATTCAGGCCTTAG TTGCACAGAGCGAAGATCTCAAAGTAAAATACAATGAGGAGATGATCAAGAGGAAAAGATTGTTTAACCAACTCCAGGAGACAAAAG GGAATATTAGGGTATTTTGTAGGTGTCGCCCCTTGAGTGAGGAGGAGATTTCATCTGGTTGTCATGCCATTATAGATTTTGATGCAGCTAAGGATGGTGAAATTGGAATGGTGACTGCTGGAACAACaaagaaaaattttaagtttgatcgTGTCTATGCACCAAAGGACAATCAAG CTGATGTTTATGAGGATGCTTCACCTTTGGTCACATCAGTCCTTGATGGCTACAATGTCTGCATATTTGCATATGGGCAGACTGGTACAGGGAAGACATTCACCATGGAAGGTTCTGAGAATAACAGGGGAGTGAATTATAGAACCTTGGAAGAGCTTTTTAAAATAGCTGTAGAGAGGAAAGAGACAATTTCCTACAGCATATCTGTGAGTGTTCTAGAAGTGTACAATGAGCAAATCAGAGATTTATTAGCAACGTCTCCTTCAAACAAGAA GTTGGAAGTTAGGCAAGCAGCTGAAGGATTTCATCACGTGCCAGGAATGGTAGAAGCTAAAGTTGAGAACATGAAGGAAGCTTGGAATGTGCTGCAGGCTGGGAGCAATGCCAGAGCAGTTGGTTCAAACAATGTAAATGTGCATAGCAGTAGATCTCATTG CATGCTTTGTATAATGGTGAGAGCAAAAAACTTGGTGAATGGCGAGTGCACAAATAGCAAGCTTTGGCTTGTGGATTTGGCCGGAAGTGAGAGACTAACAAAGACAGATGTTCAAGGGGAGAGGCTCAAGGAAGCCCAAAACATTAACAGGTCACTCTCCGCCCTTGGAGATGTCATTTCTGCTCTTGCATCCAAAACTAACCACATACCTTACAG gaaTTCCAAGCTTACACATTTACTGCAAGATTCATTAG GAGGTGATTCAAAAGCTTTGATGTTTGTACAAATTAGTCCGTCAAACAATGACATGGGTGAAACTGTCAGTTCACTAAACTTTGCAAGTCGAGTGCGGGGAGTAGAATTGGGTCCTGCTAAGAGGCAGACTGACACAGTTGAGCAGCAAAAAATGAAGCAGATG CTTGATAAACTGAGACAGGAATCTAGAACCAAGGATGAGTCGTTAAAGAGGTTTGAGGAGAACTGTCAAAACCTTGAGGATAAACTGAAAGAGAAAGAACAACATTATAGGATGCTACAAGAGAAG aatAAAGACCTTGCTAGCCAAGTCAACTCAAGTGCAGAAATCCAAAGCCAATTGGATAGGAAACAGTGCCAGTTCATGGAAAAGTTGAATAGGAAGGAAGAAGAATCCATGATGTTAAAGCAAAAGGTATGGTTTACACTAATAATAAGAATTCAGTATTTTCTGCAAAGAAAAACGTTAACATTACAGATTAACAAATCGAATTTATATTGTTTACAGATCAAAGAGATGGAACAGAAATTGAAAGAGCAGCAACACAGAGAATCAATTAGTCTTCAAGAAAAG GTTAAAGAGCTTGAATTCAAACTTGATGAACAAACACACTCTGAAATTGCAGTAAAGGAGAGG GTTAAGGAGCTACAATGCCAACTTAAAGAAAGACTGCAAATTCAGTTTGCTCTTGAACAAAGA GTTAAAGAGCTTGAAACTCCCATTTTACTTTCACAGTCTGCCAATAGATCAAGAATTGGAACAGCAAGTGATGAATCAACAAGCTATACTGATCCTCACATTCTTAGAACTTCAACATCTATAAACAGGCCAAAGACGGGTCAAGTTTCAGCTCTCTACAAAGTCGCATCTCCTTAtggaatcaagaggaaagaagacCGCAAGCGTCTGAGTAATGTATTGACCAACGACCACGAGAATCATGGTGTGCTTCCTAAAAGCTTAGTAGAGAAGAAGACAGAACCAAAGGAAATTAACAGAACTAGGGAACTAGATCAAGAAAAAGCATATGGAAAGGTTACAAGGACAGCAAAAGTTGTCACAATCCCAAAGCTCTTCCCTCACAGTAGAATTGAAAAAGAACAGCAAATCAAAGTAAGAGGATGGGCCAGGTAG
- the LOC121970989 gene encoding kinesin-like protein KIN-14E isoform X4: MEDMLDSMILVSGPSFVRSGFEEQAFGELQILSGLDIYAVVGANKPLQLVDIRVSVVHNESVLIRFEGVCGSPTVSGICIRKAPALSAATVRPELQLCTKCATEVEGSPIQKKLQSKNIAQYEKKIQELTNECKMKSDECYEAWMSLTNANQKLQKVTMELDKMIFQNETLEQAVGREIENFIDVSDKYKKDKKLWSSIINNLEKKIKTIKEDHMQLSQEAHDCANSIPNLNKMTIAIQALVAQSEDLKVKYNEEMIKRKRLFNQLQETKGNIRVFCRCRPLSEEEISSGCHAIIDFDAAKDGEIGMVTAGTTKKNFKFDRVYAPKDNQADVYEDASPLVTSVLDGYNVCIFAYGQTGTGKTFTMEGSENNRGVNYRTLEELFKIAVERKETISYSISVSVLEVYNEQIRDLLATSPSNKKLEVRQAAEGFHHVPGMVEAKVENMKEAWNVLQAGSNARAVGSNNVNVHSSRSHCMLCIMVRAKNLVNGECTNSKLWLVDLAGSERLTKTDVQGERLKEAQNINRSLSALGDVISALASKTNHIPYRNSKLTHLLQDSLGGDSKALMFVQISPSNNDMGETVSSLNFASRVRGVELGPAKRQTDTVEQQKMKQMLDKLRQESRTKDESLKRFEENCQNLEDKLKEKEQHYRMLQEKNKDLASQVNSSAEIQSQLDRKQCQFMEKLNRKEEESMMLKQKVWFTLIIRIQYFLQRKTLTLQINKSNLYCLQIKEMEQKLKEQQHRESISLQEKVKELEFKLDEQTHSEIAVKERVKELQCQLKERLQIQFALEQRVKELETPILLSQSANRSRIGTASDESTSYTDPHILRTSTSINRPKTGQVSALYKVASPYGIKRKEDRKRLSNVLTNDHENHGVLPKSLVEKKTEPKEINRTRELDQEKAYGKVTRTAKVVTIPKLFPHSRIEKEQQIKVRGWAR, encoded by the exons ATGGAGGACATGCTCGACTCGATGATCTTGGTCTCCGGTCCAAGTTTTGTTCGATCAGGGTTCGAGGAGCAAGCTTTTGGAG AATTGCAGATATTATCTGGACTTGACATATATGCTGTTGTTGGAGCTAATAAGCCTCTGCAGCTAGTTGATATCAGAGTTTCTGTGGTACACAATGAGAGTGTTTTAATAAGATTTGAGGGAGTCTGTGGATCACCAACAGTTTCTGGAATTTGCATCAGAAAGGCTCCAGCCTTATCAg CAGCCACGGTAAGACCAGAGCTTCAGTTATGCACCAAATGTGCCACTGAGGTAGAGGGTTCTCCTATTCAG AAAAAATTACAGAGTAAAAATATTGCCCAATATGAGAAGAAAATACAGGAGCTAACTAATGAGTGTAAAATGAAATCTGATGAATGTTATGAAGCTTGGATGTCACTAACCAATGCAAATCAAAAACTACAGAAGGTCACTATGGAGCTTGACAAAATGATTTTCCAAAATGAAACACTTG AACAGGCTGTTGGAAGGGAGATTGAAAATTTTATAGATGTTTCTGATAAATACAAGAAGGATAAGAAGTTGTggtcttctataatcaataatttGGAAAAGAAGATTAAG ACGATAAAAGAAGATCACATGCAACTTTCTCAAGAAGCACATGATTGTGCTAACTCAATTCCTAATCTAAATAAGATGACTATTGCAATTCAGGCCTTAG TTGCACAGAGCGAAGATCTCAAAGTAAAATACAATGAGGAGATGATCAAGAGGAAAAGATTGTTTAACCAACTCCAGGAGACAAAAG GGAATATTAGGGTATTTTGTAGGTGTCGCCCCTTGAGTGAGGAGGAGATTTCATCTGGTTGTCATGCCATTATAGATTTTGATGCAGCTAAGGATGGTGAAATTGGAATGGTGACTGCTGGAACAACaaagaaaaattttaagtttgatcgTGTCTATGCACCAAAGGACAATCAAG CTGATGTTTATGAGGATGCTTCACCTTTGGTCACATCAGTCCTTGATGGCTACAATGTCTGCATATTTGCATATGGGCAGACTGGTACAGGGAAGACATTCACCATGGAAGGTTCTGAGAATAACAGGGGAGTGAATTATAGAACCTTGGAAGAGCTTTTTAAAATAGCTGTAGAGAGGAAAGAGACAATTTCCTACAGCATATCTGTGAGTGTTCTAGAAGTGTACAATGAGCAAATCAGAGATTTATTAGCAACGTCTCCTTCAAACAAGAA GTTGGAAGTTAGGCAAGCAGCTGAAGGATTTCATCACGTGCCAGGAATGGTAGAAGCTAAAGTTGAGAACATGAAGGAAGCTTGGAATGTGCTGCAGGCTGGGAGCAATGCCAGAGCAGTTGGTTCAAACAATGTAAATGTGCATAGCAGTAGATCTCATTG CATGCTTTGTATAATGGTGAGAGCAAAAAACTTGGTGAATGGCGAGTGCACAAATAGCAAGCTTTGGCTTGTGGATTTGGCCGGAAGTGAGAGACTAACAAAGACAGATGTTCAAGGGGAGAGGCTCAAGGAAGCCCAAAACATTAACAGGTCACTCTCCGCCCTTGGAGATGTCATTTCTGCTCTTGCATCCAAAACTAACCACATACCTTACAG gaaTTCCAAGCTTACACATTTACTGCAAGATTCATTAG GAGGTGATTCAAAAGCTTTGATGTTTGTACAAATTAGTCCGTCAAACAATGACATGGGTGAAACTGTCAGTTCACTAAACTTTGCAAGTCGAGTGCGGGGAGTAGAATTGGGTCCTGCTAAGAGGCAGACTGACACAGTTGAGCAGCAAAAAATGAAGCAGATG CTTGATAAACTGAGACAGGAATCTAGAACCAAGGATGAGTCGTTAAAGAGGTTTGAGGAGAACTGTCAAAACCTTGAGGATAAACTGAAAGAGAAAGAACAACATTATAGGATGCTACAAGAGAAG aatAAAGACCTTGCTAGCCAAGTCAACTCAAGTGCAGAAATCCAAAGCCAATTGGATAGGAAACAGTGCCAGTTCATGGAAAAGTTGAATAGGAAGGAAGAAGAATCCATGATGTTAAAGCAAAAGGTATGGTTTACACTAATAATAAGAATTCAGTATTTTCTGCAAAGAAAAACGTTAACATTACAGATTAACAAATCGAATTTATATTGTTTACAGATCAAAGAGATGGAACAGAAATTGAAAGAGCAGCAACACAGAGAATCAATTAGTCTTCAAGAAAAG GTTAAAGAGCTTGAATTCAAACTTGATGAACAAACACACTCTGAAATTGCAGTAAAGGAGAGG GTTAAGGAGCTACAATGCCAACTTAAAGAAAGACTGCAAATTCAGTTTGCTCTTGAACAAAGA GTTAAAGAGCTTGAAACTCCCATTTTACTTTCACAGTCTGCCAATAGATCAAGAATTGGAACAGCAAGTGATGAATCAACAAGCTATACTGATCCTCACATTCTTAGAACTTCAACATCTATAAACAGGCCAAAGACGGGTCAAGTTTCAGCTCTCTACAAAGTCGCATCTCCTTAtggaatcaagaggaaagaagacCGCAAGCGTCTGAGTAATGTATTGACCAACGACCACGAGAATCATGGTGTGCTTCCTAAAAGCTTAGTAGAGAAGAAGACAGAACCAAAGGAAATTAACAGAACTAGGGAACTAGATCAAGAAAAAGCATATGGAAAGGTTACAAGGACAGCAAAAGTTGTCACAATCCCAAAGCTCTTCCCTCACAGTAGAATTGAAAAAGAACAGCAAATCAAAGTAAGAGGATGGGCCAGGTAG